The genomic segment GGCCACCGCGTCGGCGGCGCTGTCGGCGTCCACGCGCTCACTCCGAGACATGGACGGTCACCTCGTCGCCGTCTGCCAGCTCCAGCACGTCGCGGAGCTTCTCCGGCGCGATAAGCTCCACCTTCTCCTCGCCGTGGTGGGTCCGCTCGGGCGCGATGATGTGGGCCGGCTCGTACTCGCCGTCGCCGCTCTCGACGGAGACGGGGTAGCAGTAGGCCGGGCCGTAAGTGCGCTCGTCGTCTTCCCATCCCTCGATGGTGACCGGCTCCAGCGCGCTCAGACGGGCGCGCTTGCGGACGCTGTCGTCGGTGAGTTCGAGGTTCAGCGTCCCGGCGAACGGCTCGTAGTCCAGCCGCTCGATGAACTGTTTCATGTAGCCCGGGAGGGTGATGTAGTGGCGCCCCTCGCCCATGCCCGAGGTGACGATACCGTTCAGGTGGACGCTGGCGTCGGCCTCGAAGATGCGCCGGTAATCCGCGTATTCGGACTGGAGCCGGCGCTCGCCCGTGCTCGTGACGTGCACTTCCTGCCCGTCACCGAGGATGTCCCGGTCGAGCAGGTCGGCGTCCTCCAGACGCTGGAGGCGCCGTGAGGCCGTCTGGTTCGAGGCGTCGAGGCGCCCCGCCAGGTCCGCACAGGAGACCTTCGTCGGCTCGTCCAGCGCGCCTTCGAGCGCGAGCAGCTTCAGCGTCGC from the Halomicroarcula saliterrae genome contains:
- a CDS encoding DUF120 domain-containing protein; this translates as MAEPSGQAVGRDELATLKLLALEGALDEPTKVSCADLAGRLDASNQTASRRLQRLEDADLLDRDILGDGQEVHVTSTGERRLQSEYADYRRIFEADASVHLNGIVTSGMGEGRHYITLPGYMKQFIERLDYEPFAGTLNLELTDDSVRKRARLSALEPVTIEGWEDDERTYGPAYCYPVSVESGDGEYEPAHIIAPERTHHGEEKVELIAPEKLRDVLELADGDEVTVHVSE